In Lactococcus garvieae subsp. garvieae, the following proteins share a genomic window:
- a CDS encoding VOC family protein, whose protein sequence is MTKLNSEVALGGIHHVTAITSSAQKTYDFFTNILGLRLAKLTVNQDDYETYHLYFTDEEGNPGTDMTFFDFPGIGAGSHGINSIDRISFRVAQDISLEYWHQRFDAAAVPHGLVAERFGKKYLEFEDFDGQRYQLISDEKNQGVLAPGKPWQLSNVEAEHAILGLGPVFIKLSEVNIIQQLLAEVFGFRRHATEDNFTLFEGAGGGNGASIIIEQDKEGQHAYQGHGTVHHVAFRTANPDTLRYWIERVKSYMIPHSGLVERFYFSSEYVKVAPGVLFEIATDTPGIAALDMVRSGQAKVDSYEEALVTSGFWIDETPDEAGLSLSLPPHLFPGAEAEKARTAAALRRLDTSDAFRDRKLEPLWSMKKIQERRIGRKNESI, encoded by the coding sequence ATGACAAAACTAAATTCGGAAGTTGCACTGGGAGGGATACACCATGTTACAGCGATTACTTCAAGTGCCCAAAAGACCTATGATTTTTTTACAAATATTTTAGGGCTGCGACTGGCAAAACTTACTGTTAATCAGGATGATTACGAAACCTATCATCTTTATTTTACGGATGAAGAGGGGAATCCTGGAACGGACATGACGTTTTTTGATTTTCCTGGAATAGGAGCCGGTAGCCACGGCATCAATAGCATTGACCGTATTTCCTTTCGTGTTGCTCAGGATATATCTTTGGAATACTGGCATCAAAGATTTGATGCAGCAGCTGTACCACATGGTTTGGTGGCAGAGCGCTTTGGTAAAAAATATTTAGAGTTTGAGGATTTTGATGGTCAGCGGTACCAATTGATTTCCGATGAAAAAAATCAAGGTGTTCTTGCTCCAGGAAAACCTTGGCAGCTTTCAAATGTAGAGGCTGAGCATGCTATTTTAGGCTTAGGACCTGTTTTCATTAAGTTGTCAGAAGTAAATATTATCCAGCAATTGCTCGCAGAAGTTTTTGGATTTCGCAGGCACGCAACTGAAGATAATTTCACACTATTTGAGGGAGCAGGGGGTGGCAATGGTGCCTCGATTATCATTGAGCAAGATAAAGAAGGGCAGCACGCATATCAAGGGCATGGCACGGTGCATCATGTCGCTTTTCGTACAGCTAATCCCGATACCCTTAGATATTGGATTGAGCGTGTCAAATCTTATATGATACCTCACTCAGGATTAGTAGAACGTTTTTATTTTTCGAGTGAATATGTGAAGGTTGCCCCTGGTGTGCTTTTCGAAATTGCTACAGATACTCCAGGTATTGCTGCTTTAGATATGGTGCGGTCTGGGCAAGCAAAGGTTGATAGTTACGAAGAAGCGCTCGTAACCTCTGGTTTTTGGATAGATGAGACTCCGGATGAGGCAGGCCTTTCACTGAGTTTACCTCCCCATCTCTTTCCAGGAGCAGAAGCGGAAAAGGCACGAACTGCAGCAGCTTTACGTCGTTTGGATACGTCAGATGCATTTCGCGATAGGAAATTAGAGCCACTGTGGAGTATGAAAAAAATTCAAGAACGTCGTATAGGGAGAAAAAATGAAAGCATTTAA
- the purK gene encoding 5-(carboxyamino)imidazole ribonucleotide synthase: protein MAYNKNMQHKKKTIGIIGGGQLGQMMAISAQYMGHKVITLDPNPNCSAAKCSDELIIAEYDDVDALLKLAYACDLITYEFENVSASALHQLDACVAIPQGIRLLEITQNRRLEKEFLEQCGVKIAPWQRVENAQDLPEQVTKKHVLKTTTGGYDGHGQVVLKSDEDLLEAMKLAERAECVLEDFVDFDCEISLIISGNGQDFVTFPLCQNEHINNILHRTIAPAPLPLEVSEKAKDLALAIAKELQLAGTLCVEMFLTASGEIYVNELAPRPHNSGHYTIEACDFSQFDLHIKGILGEELPQPRLLKKAIMLNILGQDVPQMERLAHERPEWHIHDYGKLEAKVDRKMGHVTILTDDFSKSLKEISRLKIWE, encoded by the coding sequence ATGGCCTATAATAAGAATATGCAACATAAGAAAAAAACAATTGGAATTATTGGTGGTGGGCAGTTGGGCCAAATGATGGCGATTTCTGCACAATATATGGGCCATAAAGTGATTACACTTGATCCTAATCCGAACTGTTCCGCAGCAAAGTGTTCGGATGAGTTGATCATTGCGGAATATGATGATGTTGATGCGCTTCTTAAGCTCGCTTATGCTTGTGACTTAATAACCTATGAGTTTGAAAACGTATCGGCGAGCGCCTTGCATCAGCTTGATGCCTGTGTCGCTATTCCGCAAGGCATTCGATTATTAGAAATCACGCAGAATCGTCGGTTAGAAAAAGAGTTTCTAGAACAATGTGGCGTGAAAATAGCCCCGTGGCAACGCGTAGAAAATGCTCAAGACCTTCCAGAGCAAGTGACAAAAAAACACGTGTTGAAAACAACAACGGGCGGCTATGATGGACATGGTCAGGTTGTCTTGAAATCAGATGAGGATTTGCTGGAGGCGATGAAGTTAGCAGAGCGCGCGGAATGTGTATTGGAGGACTTTGTTGATTTTGATTGCGAGATTTCTTTAATTATTAGTGGGAACGGGCAGGATTTTGTAACCTTCCCGCTTTGTCAAAATGAACATATCAATAATATCCTACACCGCACGATTGCTCCCGCGCCTCTACCTCTTGAGGTCAGCGAGAAAGCCAAAGATCTGGCACTGGCGATAGCTAAAGAGCTCCAGCTTGCAGGCACGCTTTGTGTAGAAATGTTTCTGACAGCATCGGGCGAGATTTATGTAAATGAACTTGCCCCACGTCCCCATAACTCGGGACACTATACCATAGAGGCTTGTGATTTTTCGCAATTTGACTTACATATCAAAGGTATTCTCGGTGAGGAACTCCCGCAACCTCGACTTTTGAAAAAAGCCATTATGCTCAATATTCTTGGCCAAGACGTCCCACAAATGGAGCGATTGGCGCATGAAAGGCCTGAGTGGCATATTCATGATTATGGAAAGTTGGAAGCGAAGGTCGATAGAAAAATGGGACATGTGACTATATTGACCGATGATTTTTCAAAAAGTTTGAAAGAAATATCCCGTTTAAAAATATGGGAATAA
- the purE gene encoding 5-(carboxyamino)imidazole ribonucleotide mutase has translation MADVAVIMGSLSDWETMKQAAHILETFGIDFDKKVVSAHRTPEIMMNFAKNAEQQGYKLIIAGAGGAAHLPGMVAAMTLLPVIGVPIQSRALSGLDSLYSIVQMPGGVPVASMAIGSAGAKNAALYAVQILALADKSLAEKLKKYRKEAADLSVSSTKELL, from the coding sequence ATGGCAGATGTTGCAGTTATTATGGGATCACTTTCAGATTGGGAGACAATGAAACAAGCGGCTCATATTTTGGAGACGTTCGGTATAGATTTTGATAAAAAAGTTGTCTCCGCTCACCGGACGCCAGAAATTATGATGAATTTTGCGAAAAATGCGGAGCAACAAGGTTACAAGCTCATAATTGCTGGTGCGGGAGGCGCGGCGCATTTACCTGGAATGGTTGCTGCAATGACCTTGCTTCCTGTGATTGGTGTGCCTATTCAATCACGTGCCTTATCAGGCCTCGATAGCCTTTACTCCATTGTCCAGATGCCGGGTGGAGTTCCTGTTGCCAGTATGGCTATAGGCTCTGCAGGAGCCAAAAATGCAGCCCTCTATGCGGTTCAGATTTTGGCACTTGCTGATAAAAGTTTGGCGGAAAAATTGAAAAAATATAGAAAAGAAGCAGCCGATCTATCGGTCTCTTCCACTAAAGAATTGTTGTAA
- the purD gene encoding phosphoribosylamine--glycine ligase: protein MRVLVIGSGGREHALARKFAKSEKVDKVFICPGNVGMTEEKLENVAISELENHLLVEFAKKKKVDLTFVGPETALMNGIVDAFLDEGLLIFGPRAEAAQIEGSKTFAKSIMKKYGVPTADYESFTDFANALIYVETKGAPIVIKADGLAAGKGVTVAMDLEAAKAALADIFQTKEAKVVVEEYLEGEEFSLFSLVHEGKIYPLPIAQDHKRAFDGDQGPNTGGMGAYAPVPHIPEAVVQEAIEKIVQPTVSGLEAENKAFTGILYAGLIVTAEGVKTIEFNARFGDPETQVVLETITSDFFENVLDILQGREPNLTCNTEEVTLGVVVANQGYPDASTESVVLPEMQDLNCFYAGVIKKDGKLLSKGGRIYMVTETGKEIKSIQQSLYEKLDKLDNTGMFYRKDIGNKGV, encoded by the coding sequence ATGAGGGTTTTAGTTATTGGTTCAGGTGGGCGTGAACATGCACTTGCACGAAAGTTTGCAAAAAGTGAAAAAGTAGATAAAGTTTTTATTTGCCCAGGAAATGTGGGTATGACGGAGGAAAAGCTGGAAAATGTAGCTATTTCCGAACTTGAAAATCATTTGTTGGTGGAATTTGCGAAAAAGAAAAAAGTAGACTTGACTTTTGTTGGTCCAGAAACAGCATTAATGAACGGTATTGTGGATGCTTTCTTAGATGAGGGGCTGCTTATATTTGGACCGAGAGCTGAGGCTGCTCAAATCGAGGGCAGTAAAACTTTTGCCAAGTCAATAATGAAAAAATATGGCGTGCCCACGGCAGACTATGAGAGCTTTACGGATTTTGCCAATGCTCTAATTTATGTTGAGACAAAAGGCGCACCGATTGTTATCAAGGCAGATGGTTTAGCTGCAGGTAAAGGTGTCACAGTTGCCATGGATTTAGAAGCGGCAAAAGCTGCTTTAGCAGATATTTTCCAGACAAAAGAAGCAAAAGTTGTGGTAGAGGAATACCTTGAGGGCGAAGAGTTTTCACTTTTCAGCTTAGTACATGAAGGAAAGATTTACCCGTTACCTATTGCGCAAGATCATAAACGTGCCTTTGACGGTGATCAAGGCCCAAATACAGGCGGGATGGGTGCTTATGCACCTGTACCTCATATTCCAGAAGCCGTGGTACAGGAAGCCATAGAAAAAATTGTCCAGCCAACTGTATCTGGGTTAGAGGCAGAGAATAAGGCTTTTACGGGTATTCTTTATGCAGGATTAATAGTGACAGCCGAAGGTGTAAAAACGATTGAATTTAATGCACGTTTTGGTGACCCAGAAACGCAAGTGGTTTTAGAAACGATTACCAGTGATTTTTTTGAAAATGTATTGGATATCTTGCAAGGACGCGAGCCAAATTTGACCTGTAATACTGAAGAAGTTACCTTAGGCGTAGTTGTAGCAAATCAGGGCTATCCAGACGCCTCAACAGAGAGTGTTGTTCTACCAGAGATGCAGGATTTGAACTGTTTTTATGCTGGTGTTATAAAAAAAGACGGAAAGCTCCTTTCAAAGGGGGGGCGCATATACATGGTAACTGAAACCGGCAAAGAAATAAAAAGTATTCAGCAGTCCCTTTACGAGAAATTAGATAAATTAGACAACACAGGAATGTTTTATCGTAAAGATATTGGAAATAAAGGAGTATAA
- a CDS encoding YjjG family noncanonical pyrimidine nucleotidase — protein MTVLLFDIDNTLLDFDKAEYMALGKIFEQYHIEDTKENRAIYSRENKALWRSHEAGEISREELLSTRFAHAFTALGVKEAYDASAVDAAYQLHLAQGHELMDHAMELLDRLAQEATEMYIVSNGTSKVSRPRILESGIAGYFQEIFISEEIGKHKPSKEFFDYVFDHIDHAADKDFAIVGDTLATDILGGKNAGIKTIWYNPKHLEAQKDLTPDCVIEDLLEIPSLPVLA, from the coding sequence ATGACTGTATTACTTTTTGACATAGACAACACACTTCTTGATTTTGATAAGGCAGAGTACATGGCTTTAGGCAAAATCTTTGAGCAATACCATATTGAAGATACAAAAGAAAACAGAGCCATCTACTCACGTGAAAACAAAGCCCTTTGGCGAAGTCATGAAGCAGGAGAAATCAGTCGTGAAGAGCTTCTTTCTACACGCTTTGCACATGCTTTTACAGCTTTGGGAGTTAAAGAAGCTTATGATGCTTCAGCTGTTGATGCAGCTTACCAACTTCACTTGGCTCAAGGTCATGAATTGATGGATCATGCCATGGAACTTTTGGATCGACTGGCGCAAGAAGCGACAGAGATGTACATTGTGAGTAACGGTACATCCAAAGTTTCTCGTCCACGAATTTTAGAATCTGGCATTGCCGGATATTTCCAAGAAATTTTTATCAGTGAAGAGATTGGAAAACATAAACCATCAAAAGAATTCTTTGATTATGTGTTTGACCACATCGATCACGCTGCAGATAAAGATTTTGCGATTGTTGGTGATACTTTGGCTACGGATATCCTCGGCGGGAAAAATGCAGGTATTAAGACGATCTGGTATAACCCTAAACACTTGGAAGCTCAAAAAGATTTAACACCAGATTGTGTCATCGAAGATTTATTAGAAATACCTTCTCTTCCTGTCCTCGCTTGA
- the treC gene encoding alpha,alpha-phosphotrehalase, which produces MTLSEKVIYQIYPKSFLDTTGNGIGDLRGVTEKLPYLAELGIDMIWLNPFYPSPQRDNGYDISDYTNIDPVFGDFKDFDQMVARGKELGIEFMLDMVLNHVSTEHEWFKKALAGDKYYQDFFILRDEPTDWVSKFGGNAWAPFGDTGKYYLHLYDISQADLNWRNPNVRQELFEVVNFWRDKGISGFRFDVINVIGKDEILKNNPEFDGKFEYTDKPITHEYLKMLNAATFGQDEHAITVGEMSSTSIENSILYTQPERKELSMVFNFHHLKTDYKAGDKWTKVPFDFQALKVLFHEWGEKMAEGGGWNATFWNNHDQPRALNRFVDVKNFRIKGATMLAAAIHLSRGTPFIYMGEEIGMIDPDYDSVADYQDLEALNAYERLLEQGKTEAEAFEIISSKSRDNSRTPMQWDDSANAGFTKGEPWLKVGKHTDINLKRDKNGEIYNFYKEMIRLRKTEKIISEGDYKAALKDSEHIYAFVREYEGQRLLVLNNFANHSVNFSLPPGFEDAEVFVNNYDSYKSETLAPYQSVALLAR; this is translated from the coding sequence ATGACATTGAGTGAAAAAGTCATCTATCAAATTTACCCTAAATCATTTTTAGACACGACAGGAAATGGTATTGGTGATCTCAGAGGGGTAACGGAAAAATTACCTTATTTGGCGGAATTAGGAATCGACATGATTTGGCTTAATCCTTTTTACCCCAGTCCGCAAAGAGATAATGGTTATGATATTTCTGACTATACTAATATAGATCCAGTATTTGGTGATTTTAAAGATTTTGATCAAATGGTAGCGCGTGGCAAAGAGTTAGGTATTGAATTTATGTTGGACATGGTATTGAACCATGTTTCAACAGAACATGAGTGGTTTAAAAAAGCTCTTGCCGGTGATAAATATTACCAAGATTTCTTCATTCTTAGAGATGAACCTACGGATTGGGTGTCGAAATTTGGCGGCAATGCTTGGGCACCATTTGGAGATACAGGTAAATATTATCTTCATCTTTATGATATTTCCCAAGCCGACTTAAATTGGCGTAATCCAAATGTCCGCCAAGAACTGTTTGAAGTTGTCAATTTTTGGCGTGACAAAGGTATATCAGGCTTTCGCTTTGACGTGATAAACGTTATTGGAAAAGACGAAATACTTAAAAACAACCCAGAATTTGATGGAAAATTTGAGTATACAGATAAACCTATCACGCATGAATATCTAAAAATGCTCAATGCGGCCACCTTTGGTCAAGATGAACATGCCATCACTGTGGGAGAAATGAGCTCAACGTCAATTGAAAACAGTATTCTCTATACGCAACCGGAGCGAAAAGAACTCAGTATGGTTTTTAATTTCCATCATCTAAAAACAGATTACAAAGCTGGTGATAAATGGACAAAAGTTCCCTTTGACTTTCAAGCACTTAAAGTGCTTTTCCATGAATGGGGCGAAAAAATGGCAGAAGGTGGGGGCTGGAATGCTACTTTCTGGAATAATCATGATCAACCTCGGGCACTCAATCGTTTTGTGGATGTGAAAAATTTCCGTATCAAAGGAGCAACAATGCTGGCTGCCGCGATTCACCTCAGCCGTGGCACACCCTTTATTTATATGGGGGAAGAAATTGGTATGATTGACCCTGATTATGATTCTGTCGCTGATTATCAAGATTTAGAAGCTTTAAATGCTTACGAACGGCTCTTGGAACAAGGAAAAACAGAAGCCGAAGCTTTTGAAATAATCAGCAGTAAATCACGTGATAATTCAAGAACGCCGATGCAATGGGACGATAGCGCAAATGCGGGGTTCACCAAAGGAGAGCCGTGGTTGAAGGTGGGCAAACATACCGACATTAATCTGAAAAGAGATAAAAACGGAGAAATCTATAATTTCTATAAAGAAATGATTCGTTTGCGAAAAACGGAAAAAATTATTTCGGAGGGAGATTATAAAGCTGCACTTAAAGATTCAGAGCACATTTATGCTTTTGTGCGCGAATATGAAGGCCAGCGTTTACTTGTATTGAATAACTTTGCCAATCACAGCGTGAACTTTAGCTTGCCCCCAGGGTTTGAAGATGCAGAAGTCTTCGTGAATAACTATGATTCATACAAGTCTGAAACACTGGCGCCTTATCAGTCGGTTGCTTTATTGGCTAGATAA
- a CDS encoding PTS transporter subunit EIIC, producing the protein MADYKKLATEIIAAVGGEENITKVIHCITRLRFYLVDKEKADDEKLEAMDGVAGVVYNANLGQYQVVIGQAVEDVYDEIVAQLGSRVVDGESNEEVVETKVSKNPIIRAFQVVVGTITGSMMPIIGLLAAGGMINGILNMFVKGNHIFELISPTDPTYIIISTMAMAPFYFLPVLVGYAAAKQLGSDPFVVAAVGGFMIHPALQGLVAAPNVIEKGEIVAGKAPVVMELFGVTFNTSYFNIPVSLPNYAYTIFPIIVAAWMAKPIGAWLKKHMPLALRSIFVPMITFFVVASLVLLLVGPVISIVSSALASVITGLINLNLTIAGAIIGGLYQVLVIFGLHWLVIPILTQQIVTTGESNINMIVSFTMLAQGAGALTVFLKTRQQSLKGLALPAAISAFCGVTEPAMYGINLKYIRVFIMSSIGAAAGAAVAGLFDLHMYGFSGSLIGFPNFAATTNPLTHAAGNPNNFIYFWIATAVCIVVSMTLVWFFGFKDSDTMGTGLEKKNVFKSAVNK; encoded by the coding sequence ATGGCAGATTACAAAAAATTAGCAACAGAAATCATTGCCGCTGTTGGTGGTGAGGAAAATATCACAAAGGTGATTCACTGTATCACACGCTTACGTTTCTATTTAGTCGACAAAGAAAAAGCAGACGATGAAAAACTTGAAGCAATGGATGGGGTAGCCGGGGTTGTCTACAATGCAAATTTGGGGCAGTACCAAGTCGTTATCGGTCAAGCTGTTGAAGACGTCTATGACGAAATTGTTGCACAGCTGGGGAGCCGTGTAGTGGATGGCGAAAGTAATGAGGAAGTCGTGGAAACTAAAGTTTCTAAAAACCCTATCATTCGCGCTTTTCAAGTTGTAGTTGGAACAATTACAGGATCAATGATGCCGATTATCGGTTTATTAGCGGCTGGCGGTATGATTAACGGGATTCTTAACATGTTTGTTAAAGGAAATCATATTTTTGAACTTATTAGTCCGACAGATCCAACCTATATTATTATTTCAACAATGGCGATGGCACCATTCTACTTCCTCCCTGTCTTGGTAGGTTATGCTGCTGCCAAACAGTTAGGTTCAGACCCGTTTGTCGTGGCTGCAGTTGGTGGATTTATGATCCACCCTGCTTTACAAGGTCTAGTTGCAGCACCTAATGTTATTGAAAAGGGAGAGATTGTAGCTGGAAAAGCACCAGTAGTTATGGAATTATTTGGCGTAACTTTTAATACAAGTTATTTTAATATTCCTGTCAGTCTACCAAATTATGCTTATACTATTTTCCCGATTATTGTAGCCGCTTGGATGGCTAAACCAATCGGGGCTTGGCTTAAGAAACACATGCCTTTAGCGCTTCGTTCAATTTTTGTACCGATGATTACCTTCTTTGTAGTAGCTTCATTAGTGCTCTTGTTGGTAGGTCCCGTAATTAGTATTGTTTCCTCTGCGCTTGCTTCAGTTATTACAGGGTTGATTAACCTTAACCTCACTATCGCAGGAGCAATTATTGGCGGACTTTACCAAGTTCTGGTTATCTTTGGTCTCCATTGGTTGGTTATTCCTATCTTGACTCAACAAATCGTAACAACAGGGGAATCAAATATTAACATGATCGTTTCCTTTACAATGTTGGCACAAGGTGCAGGCGCTCTAACAGTCTTTCTCAAAACGCGCCAACAAAGTCTTAAAGGATTAGCTCTACCAGCAGCAATTTCAGCTTTCTGTGGGGTAACGGAGCCAGCCATGTATGGGATTAACTTAAAATACATTCGCGTCTTCATCATGAGTTCGATCGGTGCAGCTGCAGGTGCTGCGGTTGCTGGCTTATTTGACCTACATATGTATGGCTTCTCAGGCTCACTTATTGGTTTCCCTAACTTCGCGGCAACGACAAATCCTTTGACTCATGCTGCGGGCAATCCTAACAACTTTATCTACTTTTGGATTGCGACAGCCGTTTGTATTGTTGTATCCATGACATTGGTTTGGTTCTTTGGCTTCAAAGACTCAGATACAATGGGAACAGGGCTTGAAAAGAAAAACGTCTTTAAATCAGCCGTAAATAAATAA
- a CDS encoding PTS sugar transporter subunit IIA, with translation MFGFGKKKSVSEDKNLYAPLAGTVIDLEKVSDPVFAKKVMGDGYAIEPTSSEIVSPVAGEVSLVQGHAIGFKRADGLEVLLHLGIDTVSLNGQPFQIKVKVGDRVEGGDALGQVNWKEVEAAGLPLTSMILITNTNEKLDSLTVQKGNAQAGDMLGQATAK, from the coding sequence ATGTTTGGTTTTGGAAAGAAAAAAAGTGTGAGTGAGGACAAGAACCTCTATGCACCTTTAGCGGGTACAGTTATTGATTTGGAAAAGGTTTCCGACCCTGTATTTGCCAAAAAAGTTATGGGAGATGGCTATGCTATTGAACCTACAAGTAGTGAGATTGTCAGTCCAGTAGCAGGAGAAGTCAGTTTGGTACAAGGACATGCTATCGGATTCAAGCGGGCAGATGGTTTAGAAGTGTTGCTTCATCTCGGAATTGATACAGTAAGTTTAAATGGACAACCTTTTCAGATTAAGGTTAAAGTAGGTGATAGAGTTGAGGGCGGCGATGCTCTGGGACAGGTCAATTGGAAAGAAGTTGAAGCAGCAGGATTACCACTTACGAGTATGATTTTAATTACGAATACAAATGAAAAACTCGACAGTCTTACCGTTCAAAAAGGAAATGCTCAAGCAGGTGATATGTTGGGCCAAGCAACTGCAAAATAA
- the treR gene encoding trehalose operon repressor: MKKYEIILRDLEKKIHEGRYPENELLPSENQLTVLYQTSRATVRQALKILEENGIIQRRHGFGSIVIPRERLMFPISGLTSFKELKDSLNFSSTTEILIFEKITVDKQLSELSFFEEGTQAFHILRRRNIDEQFVILDRDYILASAAPDMTREKVKSSLYAYLEDHVHLDISYAQKEITIDFVNDEDKTYLDLNPKDRHVVSVRSHVYLANNNVFQYTESRHQVDKFRFTEFSRRQKH; encoded by the coding sequence ATGAAAAAGTACGAAATTATTCTTCGGGATTTGGAGAAAAAAATTCATGAAGGAAGATATCCCGAAAATGAGCTCTTGCCCAGTGAAAACCAGCTTACAGTGCTCTATCAAACAAGCCGCGCAACAGTAAGACAAGCACTAAAAATCTTGGAAGAAAACGGGATTATTCAACGCCGTCATGGCTTTGGCTCCATTGTTATCCCAAGAGAGAGATTGATGTTTCCTATTTCAGGTTTAACTTCTTTCAAAGAGCTTAAAGACTCTTTAAACTTCAGCTCAACCACTGAAATATTAATTTTTGAAAAAATAACTGTAGATAAACAACTCTCAGAACTTTCTTTTTTTGAAGAAGGTACTCAAGCTTTCCATATCCTCCGCCGACGAAATATCGATGAACAGTTTGTTATCCTAGACCGTGACTATATTTTGGCTTCTGCAGCACCTGATATGACCAGAGAAAAAGTGAAGTCTTCTCTATATGCTTATCTTGAAGATCACGTGCATCTCGATATTTCATATGCTCAAAAAGAAATCACAATTGATTTTGTCAATGATGAAGATAAAACTTATTTGGATTTGAACCCTAAAGACCGCCATGTCGTGAGCGTGCGCAGTCATGTTTACCTCGCGAATAATAATGTTTTTCAGTACACAGAAAGCCGACATCAAGTGGATAAGTTTCGCTTTACTGAGTTTTCGAGACGGCAAAAACATTAA
- the purH gene encoding bifunctional phosphoribosylaminoimidazolecarboxamide formyltransferase/IMP cyclohydrolase has translation MTKRALISVSDKNGSVELAGSLSKLGFEIISTGGTKKALDEAGIATLAIEEVTHFPEMMDGRVKTLHPMIHGGLLARRDLDSHLLALEEHNITPIDLVVVNLYPFKEALLSGADHQTIVENIDIGGPSMLRSAAKNHADVTVLVDPTDYAAVLEELEKAGETSLELRQRLAAKAFRHTAAYDALIAQYLTEKFSDQEEKPEKLTLTYDLKQGMRYGENPQQDADFYENALPTPYSIGQSVQLNGKELSYNNVRDADAALQIARDFTEQPTVVALKHMNPCGIGQAETIEQAWDYAYEADPVSIFGGIVVLNRPVDQKTAEKMSKIFLEIIIAPAFSDEALAILTKKKNIRLLTLDFEQIAASEKEAMITGVLGGVLIQEQDVVAEQPESWTVATQAQPNKEQWEALKFAWKAVKYVKSNGIIVTNEHQTLGVGPGQTNRVASVKIAIEAAQEKGLDNAVLASDAFFPFADNIDEIAKSGIKAIVQPGGSVRDQEVIDACDKHGITMVFTGVRHFRH, from the coding sequence ATGACTAAACGTGCGCTTATTAGTGTGTCAGATAAAAATGGAAGTGTTGAATTGGCTGGGTCTTTAAGTAAACTCGGTTTTGAAATTATCTCAACGGGCGGAACAAAAAAAGCTTTAGATGAAGCAGGTATTGCAACCTTAGCGATTGAAGAAGTGACGCATTTTCCGGAAATGATGGATGGGCGTGTGAAAACATTGCATCCAATGATTCATGGCGGACTTTTGGCACGACGTGATTTGGACAGCCACCTCCTTGCCTTAGAAGAGCACAATATTACACCCATTGATTTGGTTGTTGTCAATCTTTATCCTTTCAAAGAGGCACTCTTATCAGGAGCTGATCATCAAACAATTGTCGAAAATATTGATATTGGTGGTCCTTCGATGTTGCGTTCTGCAGCTAAAAATCATGCAGATGTTACTGTTCTTGTTGATCCAACGGACTATGCTGCAGTACTCGAAGAACTTGAAAAAGCGGGTGAAACCAGCTTAGAGCTTCGTCAACGCTTGGCGGCTAAAGCTTTTCGACATACTGCTGCATATGACGCGCTCATTGCACAATATTTAACAGAAAAATTTTCTGATCAAGAGGAAAAGCCGGAAAAGCTGACACTGACCTATGATTTAAAACAAGGAATGCGTTATGGTGAAAATCCACAACAAGATGCCGATTTTTATGAAAATGCACTTCCAACTCCTTATTCGATTGGTCAAAGTGTGCAATTAAACGGGAAAGAATTATCATACAACAACGTACGTGATGCAGATGCAGCCTTGCAGATTGCGCGTGATTTTACGGAGCAACCAACAGTTGTAGCCCTTAAACACATGAATCCTTGCGGCATAGGCCAAGCTGAAACGATTGAGCAGGCTTGGGATTACGCTTATGAGGCCGACCCCGTCTCCATCTTCGGCGGTATTGTCGTTTTAAATCGCCCTGTTGACCAAAAAACAGCTGAGAAAATGAGCAAAATATTTTTAGAAATCATAATTGCCCCAGCCTTTTCTGATGAAGCTCTGGCAATTTTGACAAAAAAGAAAAATATCCGTTTGCTTACGCTTGATTTTGAACAAATTGCAGCGTCAGAAAAAGAAGCCATGATTACAGGTGTGCTTGGTGGTGTTTTAATCCAGGAGCAAGATGTTGTTGCAGAACAACCAGAAAGTTGGACAGTAGCAACGCAAGCCCAACCTAATAAGGAGCAATGGGAGGCGCTAAAATTTGCCTGGAAAGCGGTCAAATATGTGAAGTCTAACGGTATTATTGTCACAAATGAACACCAAACACTGGGCGTTGGCCCTGGTCAAACCAACCGTGTAGCTTCGGTTAAAATAGCCATCGAAGCAGCGCAGGAAAAAGGTCTAGATAATGCTGTGCTTGCCTCTGATGCCTTCTTCCCCTTTGCAGATAATATTGATGAGATTGCCAAATCTGGCATCAAAGCAATTGTCCAACCGGGTGGGTCTGTCCGCGATCAAGAAGTCATTGACGCGTGTGACAAGCATGGGATCACGATGGTCTTTACGGGTGTGAGACATTTCCGTCATTAA